The DNA window GAATTATGCCGATGCGGTGTATGACCGGGTGGGTAATATTGAGCTGTCGCGCATTATGGGCGCCGATGTTCGTCTGGATGCCGCCGGTTTTGATATCGGTATTCGCGAAAGCTGGAAAAACGCCATGGAAGAAGCGGCGCAAAACGGCGGCAAACCCTTCCCGATCCCGGCCGGTTGTTCCGAACACCCTTACGGCGGGCTGGGATTCGTCGGCTTCGCGGAAGAAG is part of the Desulfopila inferna genome and encodes:
- a CDS encoding pyridoxal-phosphate dependent enzyme: NYADAVYDRVGNIELSRIMGADVRLDAAGFDIGIRESWKNAMEEAAQNGGKPFPIPAGCSEHPYGGLGFVGFAEEVRQQEKELGFKFDYIVVCSVTGSTQAGMVVGFAADGRARNVIGIDASAKPEKTKAQILRIA